The Aerococcus loyolae genome contains the following window.
GCCTCTTGATTAAGTCAGGAGCAGAAGTCAGGGTAGTGATGACGGAAGCAGCTGAACAATTTGTCCGCCCCTTTACTTTTGAGGTCTTAACCAAGTATCCCGTCTTAACTGAACAGGGGGCCTATCCGGATAGTATCGGTCACATTCATTTAGCTGATTGGGCTGACCTGGTGGTTGTCCTCCCAGCTACCGCCAATACCCTAGCTAAGGCGAGCTTGGGTTTGGGGGATAATGAAGCGACTGCTACCTTATTAGCAATGAATTGTCCGCGGATTTTTGTTCCAGCTATGAATAATAAGATGTGGGAAAATCCGGCTACGGTTAATAATGTTAACAGCCTAAGAAAACGGGGAGATATTGTTATCGAACCGGCCTCTGGCTTTTTGGCAGAAGGTTATGAAGGTAAGGGGCGGATGCCTGAACCTATTGAGGTCTTGCAAGCAGTGAAGGCTTTGGTCGCTGTGGAGATGGCCTTTGCCGATCAAGCAAAGAATGTCCTTAAGAATAGCTTCTTTAAAGGGAAGAAGATTGTCGTATCCGCTGGAGGCACTCAAGAAGCTATTGATCCCGTCCGTTTTATCGGTAACCATTCCTCAGGGAAGATGGGCCTGGCCTTGGCCCATGTGGCGGACCTCTTAGGGGCTGAGGTGACCTTAGTGATGACTCCAACGGCCCAAGACTTGCCCCATTTACCTGCCATTAAGACCCGTCAAGTGAAAGACGCCC
Protein-coding sequences here:
- the coaBC gene encoding bifunctional phosphopantothenoylcysteine decarboxylase/phosphopantothenate--cysteine ligase CoaBC, producing the protein MLENKQIVVIVTGGIAAYKAPDFVRLLIKSGAEVRVVMTEAAEQFVRPFTFEVLTKYPVLTEQGAYPDSIGHIHLADWADLVVVLPATANTLAKASLGLGDNEATATLLAMNCPRIFVPAMNNKMWENPATVNNVNSLRKRGDIVIEPASGFLAEGYEGKGRMPEPIEVLQAVKALVAVEMAFADQAKNVLKNSFFKGKKIVVSAGGTQEAIDPVRFIGNHSSGKMGLALAHVADLLGAEVTLVMTPTAQDLPHLPAIKTRQVKDARQLYQVMHELNEASDVIIMAAAVSDYRVETPSTEKIKKNKETDQDHLQINLVENPDILKSLSQEGTFLVGFAAETNHVLDYAKKKLAAKGIDMIVANDVSQQAIGFSSEDNAVTIISQKGAKTLPQADKMMIAGGIFAQIAQEMNP